One region of Xylanimonas ulmi genomic DNA includes:
- the nucS gene encoding endonuclease NucS, with protein sequence MRLVVATCSARYSGRLTAHLPLATRLLVVKADGSVLLHSDGGSYKPLNWMSPPCTLKVTDPDDEAAARGVTQVWTVQHAKSDDRLEIELHEVAHESSHDLGIDPGLIKDGVEAHLQELLAAQIMLLGDGHSLVRREYMTAIGPVDILARAPGGGHVAVEIKRRGDIDGVEQLTRYLDLLNRDPLLAPVRGVFAAQEIKPQARVLATDRGIGCLVLDYDAMRGMDDAEARLF encoded by the coding sequence GTGCGTCTTGTCGTCGCCACCTGCTCGGCCCGCTACTCGGGCAGGCTGACGGCCCATCTGCCGCTCGCGACGCGGCTGCTGGTGGTCAAGGCCGACGGGAGCGTGCTGCTGCACTCCGACGGCGGCTCGTACAAGCCGCTCAACTGGATGAGCCCGCCGTGCACGCTCAAGGTCACGGATCCCGACGACGAGGCGGCCGCGCGAGGCGTGACGCAGGTGTGGACCGTCCAGCACGCCAAGTCGGACGACCGGCTTGAGATCGAACTGCACGAGGTCGCGCACGAGTCGAGCCACGACCTCGGGATCGACCCCGGCCTGATCAAGGACGGCGTCGAGGCGCACCTGCAGGAGCTGCTCGCAGCGCAGATCATGCTGCTGGGTGACGGACACTCGCTGGTGCGCCGCGAGTACATGACCGCGATCGGCCCGGTCGACATCCTGGCGCGCGCGCCCGGCGGGGGACACGTCGCCGTCGAGATCAAGCGCCGCGGCGACATCGACGGCGTCGAGCAGCTCACGCGGTACCTCGACCTGCTCAACCGCGACCCGCTGCTGGCGCCCGTCCGTGGCGTCTTCGCGGCCCAGGAGATCAAGCCGCAGGCCCGCGTGCTGGCGACCGATCGCGGGATCGGCTGCCTCGTGCTTGACTACGACGCGATGCGCGGCATGGACGACGCCGAGGCTCGCCTCTTCTAA
- the atpA gene encoding F0F1 ATP synthase subunit alpha: MAELTIRPEEIRAALDSFVKSYEPDGPVTEEVGRVTLTADGIANVEGLPGAMANELLRFEDGTLGLALNLDVREIGVVVLGDFTGVEEGQEVRRTGEVLSVPVGEGYLGRVVDPLGNPIDGLGEITGIEGRRALELQAPGVMQRKSVHEPLQTGIKAIDSMIPIGRGQRQLIIGDRQTGKTAIAIDTIINQKANWASGDPSKQVRCIYVAIGQKGSTIASVRGALEDAGALEYTTIVAAPASDPAGFKYLAPYTGSAIGQHWMYQGKHVLIVFDDLSKQAEAYRAVSLLLRRPPGREAYPGDVFYLHSRLLERCAKLSDELGAGSMTGLPMIETKANDVSAYIPTNVISITDGQIFLQSDLFNADQRPAVDVGISVSRVGGDAQIKAMKKVAGTLKLELAQFRSLEAFAMFASDLDAASRGQLARGAALMELLKQPQYTPYPVEEQVVSIWAGTKGRLDDVPVEDIKRFEAELLDHLRRTGDVLTTIASSGKLEDETEEALSTAVETFRRGFLKGDGTPLVGADADDTDVTIEQEQIVTGKKA, encoded by the coding sequence GCCCGGAGCGATGGCCAATGAGCTGCTGCGCTTCGAGGACGGCACGCTCGGCCTCGCGCTCAACCTCGACGTGCGGGAGATCGGCGTCGTGGTGCTGGGTGACTTCACGGGCGTCGAGGAGGGCCAGGAGGTGCGCCGCACGGGCGAGGTGCTCTCCGTCCCGGTCGGCGAGGGCTACCTGGGCCGCGTCGTGGACCCGCTCGGCAACCCGATCGACGGCCTCGGCGAGATCACGGGCATCGAGGGCCGTCGCGCGCTGGAGCTGCAGGCTCCCGGCGTCATGCAGCGCAAGTCGGTGCACGAGCCGCTGCAGACGGGCATCAAGGCCATCGACTCGATGATCCCGATCGGCCGCGGCCAGCGTCAGCTCATCATCGGCGACCGGCAGACCGGCAAGACCGCGATCGCGATCGACACGATCATCAACCAGAAGGCCAACTGGGCCTCGGGCGACCCGTCGAAGCAGGTGCGCTGCATCTACGTCGCGATCGGCCAGAAGGGCTCGACCATCGCCTCGGTGCGCGGCGCGCTCGAGGACGCCGGGGCCCTGGAGTACACGACGATCGTGGCCGCACCGGCGTCCGACCCGGCCGGCTTCAAGTACCTCGCGCCCTACACCGGCTCGGCCATCGGCCAGCACTGGATGTACCAGGGCAAGCACGTGCTGATCGTCTTCGACGACCTGTCGAAGCAGGCCGAGGCCTACCGCGCCGTGTCGCTGCTGCTGCGCCGCCCGCCGGGCCGCGAGGCCTACCCCGGTGACGTGTTCTACCTGCACTCGCGTCTGCTCGAGCGTTGCGCCAAGCTCTCGGACGAGCTGGGCGCGGGCTCGATGACCGGCCTGCCGATGATCGAGACCAAGGCCAATGACGTCTCGGCGTACATCCCGACCAACGTCATCTCGATCACCGACGGCCAGATCTTCCTGCAGTCGGACCTCTTCAACGCCGACCAGCGCCCCGCCGTGGACGTCGGCATCTCGGTGTCCCGCGTCGGCGGCGACGCCCAGATCAAGGCCATGAAGAAGGTCGCGGGCACGCTCAAGCTCGAGCTGGCGCAGTTCCGCTCGCTCGAGGCCTTCGCGATGTTCGCCTCGGACCTTGACGCCGCCTCACGCGGTCAGCTCGCCCGCGGCGCCGCGCTGATGGAGCTGCTCAAGCAGCCGCAGTACACGCCGTACCCGGTCGAGGAGCAGGTCGTGTCGATCTGGGCGGGCACCAAGGGCAGGCTCGACGACGTCCCCGTCGAGGACATCAAGCGCTTCGAGGCCGAGCTGCTCGACCACCTGCGTCGCACGGGCGACGTCCTGACCACCATCGCGTCGTCGGGCAAGCTCGAGGACGAGACGGAGGAGGCGCTGTCGACGGCGGTCGAGACGTTCCGCCGGGGCTTCCTCAAGGGCGATGGCACGCCGCTGGTCGGGGCCGACGCCGACGACACCGACGTGACGATCGAGCAGGAGCAGATCGTCACGGGTAAGAAGGCCTGA
- a CDS encoding endo-1,4-beta-xylanase, with amino-acid sequence MNHQHHRRGLRTVAAVAFASLVAVAGVASAQAAGTTLQAAASDTGRYFGAAIAGYRLSDSTYSTIANREFNMVTAENEMKMDATEPTQGQFSYSSADQIVNWATSNGKRVRGHALAWHSQQPSWMANLSGAALRSAMLNHVTQVATHYRGKIYAWDVVNEAYADGSSGARRDSNLQRTGDDWIEQAFRAARAADPTAKLCYNDYNTDNWTWEKTQAVYSMVRDFKARGVPIDCVGFQSHFNSGSPYPSNYRTTLQRFADLGVDVQITELDIEGSGSAQADTYAKVVADCLAVSRCTGITVWGVRDSDSWRASGTPLLFDGQGNKKAAYASTLAALNGGASTPTPTPTPTPTPTPTPTPTPTPTPTNPPGSGACTATMRITSSWQGGFQGEVTVKAGAARTSWSTSFTSSASVQVWNGVHTVSGSTHTVTNQPYNGALAAGASTTYGFTATGTAPISPPAVSCS; translated from the coding sequence ATGAACCATCAGCACCACCGTCGTGGGCTGCGCACTGTCGCGGCCGTGGCGTTCGCCTCCCTGGTCGCCGTGGCGGGTGTCGCGAGCGCGCAGGCGGCAGGGACCACGCTCCAGGCGGCGGCCAGCGACACCGGCCGCTACTTCGGCGCCGCCATCGCGGGCTATCGCCTGTCGGACTCGACCTACTCGACCATCGCGAACCGCGAGTTCAACATGGTCACGGCCGAGAACGAGATGAAGATGGACGCGACCGAGCCGACCCAAGGTCAGTTCAGCTACTCGAGCGCCGACCAGATCGTCAACTGGGCGACCTCGAACGGCAAGAGGGTGCGCGGGCATGCGCTCGCGTGGCACTCGCAGCAGCCGTCGTGGATGGCGAACCTGTCCGGGGCCGCGCTGCGCAGCGCGATGCTCAACCACGTGACCCAGGTGGCCACCCACTACAGGGGCAAGATCTACGCGTGGGACGTGGTCAACGAGGCGTACGCCGACGGCTCATCCGGGGCGCGGCGCGACTCCAACCTGCAGCGCACGGGTGACGACTGGATCGAGCAGGCGTTCCGGGCCGCCCGCGCTGCCGACCCGACCGCCAAGCTCTGCTACAACGACTACAACACGGACAACTGGACCTGGGAGAAGACCCAGGCGGTCTACTCGATGGTCAGGGACTTCAAGGCGCGCGGCGTGCCGATCGACTGCGTCGGCTTCCAGTCCCACTTCAACTCCGGCAGCCCGTACCCGAGCAACTACCGCACCACCTTGCAGCGGTTCGCCGACCTGGGCGTCGACGTCCAGATCACCGAGCTCGACATCGAGGGATCGGGCAGCGCGCAGGCGGACACCTACGCCAAGGTCGTCGCCGACTGCCTCGCGGTGAGCCGGTGCACCGGCATCACGGTCTGGGGTGTCCGGGACTCCGACTCGTGGCGCGCGAGCGGCACGCCGCTGCTGTTCGACGGGCAGGGCAACAAGAAGGCCGCCTACGCCTCGACGCTCGCCGCGCTCAACGGCGGCGCCTCGACCCCGACGCCCACCCCGACCCCGACGCCCACGCCCACGCCCACTCCGACCCCGACCCCGACGCCGACGCCGACGAACCCCCCGGGGTCCGGGGCATGCACGGCCACGATGAGGATCACCAGCTCGTGGCAGGGCGGCTTCCAGGGCGAGGTGACGGTCAAGGCCGGCGCCGCTCGCACGTCGTGGTCGACGTCGTTCACCTCGTCGGCGAGCGTGCAGGTGTGGAACGGGGTCCACACGGTCTCCGGCTCGACGCACACGGTGACGAACCAGCCCTACAACGGCGCGCTCGCCGCGGGCGCGTCGACGACGTACGGATTCACTGCCACCGGGACGGCTCCGATCAGCCCGCCGGCGGTGAGCTGCTCGTGA
- a CDS encoding F0F1 ATP synthase subunit epsilon yields MAELSVDLVATDRKVWSGIARQVSAPSVDGQIGILAGHTPILAVLRPGTVRVTADEGPVFEVHVTGGFVSVDDNLVTVVADEITQTDGSEA; encoded by the coding sequence GTGGCAGAGCTGAGCGTCGACCTCGTCGCCACCGACCGCAAGGTCTGGTCTGGGATCGCCCGTCAGGTGAGCGCGCCGTCGGTCGACGGCCAGATCGGCATCCTGGCCGGTCACACGCCCATTCTCGCCGTGCTGCGTCCCGGCACGGTGCGGGTCACCGCGGACGAGGGCCCGGTGTTCGAGGTTCACGTCACGGGCGGCTTCGTCTCGGTCGACGACAATCTTGTGACCGTCGTCGCCGACGAGATCACGCAGACCGACGGCTCCGAGGCCTGA
- a CDS encoding N-acetylglucosamine-6-phosphate deacetylase, protein MSHPSTPVTTALRGRLVLPDAVIEDGALVLEGDRVAYAGPAAGAPVAAAHAPAGTTLLPGLVDVHDHGGGGASFPDATSAEQALVAVREHRANGTTTMLASLVTAGRETLIARAQLLGALADAGEIAGIHSEGPFLSYERRGAQSPEHLVPGDAALVRDLVAASGGHLRSMTVAPEVPGVAGPGGVAEALIAADAVPSLGHTSGSAEQAEALIAQVAPALRERGLEMTATHLFNGMPPLHHREPGPVAACLAAAARGDMVVELVADGVHLAPATIRSVIEMVGADHVALVTDAMAAAGMPDGSYVLGPMAVTVADGVARLTEGGSIAGGTARLIDVVRATVAAGVPLLDAVRAASWVPARALGLNDVGGLVVGRRADVLVTDADLRPVRVIRAGVDVA, encoded by the coding sequence ATGTCGCATCCCTCCACCCCTGTCACCACAGCCCTGCGCGGTCGCCTCGTGCTGCCCGACGCCGTCATCGAGGACGGCGCTCTCGTGCTTGAGGGGGACCGCGTCGCCTATGCGGGACCCGCGGCGGGCGCGCCGGTCGCGGCGGCGCATGCCCCCGCGGGCACGACGCTGCTGCCCGGCCTGGTCGACGTGCACGACCACGGCGGCGGTGGCGCCAGCTTCCCCGACGCGACGTCCGCCGAGCAGGCTCTCGTGGCCGTTCGGGAGCACCGCGCGAACGGCACGACGACGATGCTCGCGTCGCTGGTGACCGCGGGCCGCGAGACCCTGATCGCCCGCGCGCAGTTGCTGGGCGCCCTGGCGGATGCGGGCGAGATCGCGGGCATCCACTCCGAGGGCCCCTTCCTGTCCTACGAGCGCCGCGGCGCGCAGAGCCCGGAGCACCTGGTCCCCGGCGACGCCGCCCTGGTGCGCGACCTCGTGGCGGCGTCGGGCGGCCATCTGCGCTCGATGACGGTCGCGCCCGAGGTGCCCGGCGTGGCGGGGCCGGGCGGTGTGGCCGAGGCGCTCATCGCGGCCGACGCGGTGCCCTCGCTGGGACACACCTCCGGGTCGGCCGAGCAGGCGGAGGCGCTCATCGCGCAGGTGGCGCCCGCGCTGCGCGAGCGGGGCCTGGAGATGACCGCGACGCACCTGTTCAACGGCATGCCGCCGCTGCACCACCGCGAGCCCGGTCCGGTCGCCGCGTGCCTGGCCGCGGCTGCGCGCGGCGACATGGTCGTCGAGCTCGTGGCCGACGGCGTCCACCTGGCGCCCGCGACGATCCGCTCGGTCATCGAGATGGTCGGAGCCGACCACGTCGCGCTGGTGACCGACGCGATGGCCGCGGCGGGCATGCCCGACGGATCCTATGTGCTGGGCCCGATGGCGGTCACGGTCGCCGACGGCGTCGCGCGGCTGACCGAGGGCGGCTCGATCGCAGGTGGGACCGCGCGGCTGATCGACGTCGTGCGGGCCACCGTGGCGGCCGGTGTGCCCCTGCTGGACGCGGTGCGTGCGGCGTCGTGGGTGCCGGCCCGCGCGCTCGGGCTGAACGACGTCGGCGGCCTCGTCGTCGGGCGTCGCGCCGACGTGCTCGTGACCGACGCCGACCTGCGTCCGGTGCGCGTGATCCGCGCGGGAGTCGACGTGGCCTGA
- the nrdI gene encoding class Ib ribonucleoside-diphosphate reductase assembly flavoprotein NrdI: MGSLVYFSSVSENTHRFVQKVRLDEFGATVHRIPLRPADGFLTVDEPYILMVPTYGGGNEGGAVPRQVRRFLGDEGNRSLIRGVIAAGNTNFGAAYCIAGDIISSKCQVPYLYAFELLGTIEDAQRVREGWGRFWQRQLISA, encoded by the coding sequence ATGGGCTCGCTCGTGTATTTCTCCAGCGTCTCCGAGAACACGCACCGGTTCGTCCAGAAGGTTCGGCTGGATGAGTTCGGCGCGACGGTCCACCGCATCCCGCTGCGCCCGGCGGACGGCTTCCTGACGGTCGACGAGCCCTACATCCTCATGGTCCCCACCTATGGCGGGGGAAACGAGGGTGGGGCCGTCCCACGTCAGGTGCGCCGGTTCCTGGGCGACGAGGGCAACCGGTCGCTGATCCGCGGTGTGATTGCCGCGGGCAACACCAACTTCGGCGCTGCCTACTGCATCGCCGGCGACATCATCTCCTCGAAGTGCCAGGTCCCGTACCTGTACGCCTTCGAGCTCTTGGGGACGATCGAGGACGCGCAGCGCGTCCGTGAAGGATGGGGACGGTTTTGGCAACGACAACTGATCTCGGCGTGA
- the atpD gene encoding F0F1 ATP synthase subunit beta: MTATTAGLRPDGTAGNSGSAATGRVARVIGPVVDIEFPEDAIPDIYNALTVDIDLSSQGEGEKSFTLTLEVAQHLGDSLVRAIALKPTDGLVRGAVVTNTGSPITVPVGDITKGHVFDVTGNVLNLKEGEKFEVTERWPIHRKAPAFKDLESKTSMFETGIKVIDLLTPYVQGGKIGLFGGAGVGKTVLIQEMIQRVAQDHGGVSVFAGVGERTREGNDLIHEMEDAGVFDKTALVFGQMDEPPGTRLRIALTGLTMAEYFRDVQKQDVLLFIDNIFRFTQAGSEVSTLLGRMPSAVGYQPNLADEMGILQERITSTRGHSITSLQAIYVPADDYTDPAPATTFAHLDATTELSREIASKGLYPAVDPLTSTSRILDPRYVGAEHYAVATQVKSILQRNKELQDIIAILGVDELSEEDKTVVARARRIQQFLSQNTYMAEKFTGVAGSTVPLTETIEAFKKIAEGEFDHVAEQAFYNIGGLEDLERNWARIQKEYGA; this comes from the coding sequence ATGACCGCCACCACCGCCGGGCTCCGTCCGGACGGCACCGCCGGCAACTCCGGATCGGCCGCGACCGGCCGTGTCGCCCGAGTGATCGGCCCCGTCGTCGACATCGAGTTCCCCGAGGACGCCATCCCCGACATCTACAACGCGCTCACGGTCGACATCGACCTGAGCTCGCAGGGCGAGGGCGAGAAGTCCTTCACCCTCACGCTTGAGGTCGCCCAGCACCTGGGCGACTCGCTCGTGCGCGCCATCGCGCTCAAGCCGACCGACGGCCTCGTGCGCGGCGCCGTCGTGACGAACACGGGCTCGCCGATCACGGTGCCCGTGGGTGACATCACCAAGGGCCACGTGTTCGACGTGACCGGCAACGTCCTCAACCTCAAGGAGGGCGAGAAGTTCGAGGTCACCGAGCGCTGGCCCATCCACCGCAAGGCCCCCGCGTTCAAGGACCTTGAGTCGAAGACCTCGATGTTCGAGACGGGCATCAAGGTCATCGACCTGCTGACCCCCTACGTCCAGGGCGGCAAGATCGGCCTGTTCGGTGGCGCGGGCGTCGGCAAGACGGTGCTCATCCAGGAGATGATCCAGCGCGTCGCCCAGGACCACGGCGGTGTGTCGGTGTTCGCCGGCGTCGGCGAGCGCACGCGTGAGGGCAACGACCTCATCCACGAGATGGAGGACGCCGGCGTCTTCGACAAGACGGCCCTGGTCTTCGGTCAGATGGACGAGCCGCCGGGCACGCGTCTGCGCATCGCCCTGACCGGTCTGACGATGGCGGAGTACTTCCGCGACGTGCAGAAGCAGGACGTGCTGCTGTTCATCGACAACATCTTCCGCTTCACGCAGGCGGGCTCCGAGGTCTCCACGCTGCTGGGCCGCATGCCGTCCGCGGTGGGCTACCAGCCGAACCTCGCCGATGAGATGGGCATCCTCCAGGAGCGCATCACCTCCACGCGCGGCCACTCGATCACTTCGCTGCAGGCGATCTACGTGCCGGCCGACGACTACACCGACCCGGCCCCGGCCACGACGTTCGCGCACCTGGACGCCACGACCGAGCTCAGCCGAGAGATCGCCTCGAAGGGTCTGTACCCGGCCGTCGACCCGCTGACCTCGACGTCGCGCATCCTCGACCCGCGGTACGTGGGCGCCGAGCACTATGCGGTGGCCACGCAGGTCAAGTCGATCCTGCAGCGCAACAAGGAGCTGCAGGACATCATCGCGATCCTCGGTGTCGACGAGCTCTCGGAGGAGGACAAGACGGTGGTGGCGCGTGCGCGCCGCATCCAGCAGTTCCTCTCGCAGAACACCTACATGGCCGAGAAGTTCACGGGCGTGGCGGGCTCGACCGTGCCGCTGACCGAGACCATCGAGGCGTTCAAGAAGATCGCTGAGGGCGAGTTCGACCACGTCGCCGAGCAGGCGTTCTACAACATCGGCGGTCTTGAGGACCTCGAGCGCAACTGGGCCCGCATCCAGAAGGAGTACGGCGCCTGA
- the nrdH gene encoding glutaredoxin-like protein NrdH — MSITVYSKPACVQCDATYRALDKKGIDYTVVDITQDAEALEMVRGLGYLQAPVVVAGENHWSGFRPDQISALAAARQAANA, encoded by the coding sequence ATGAGCATCACCGTCTACAGCAAGCCGGCTTGCGTGCAGTGCGACGCGACCTACCGTGCCCTCGACAAGAAGGGCATCGACTACACGGTCGTCGACATCACGCAGGACGCCGAGGCGCTGGAGATGGTGCGCGGCCTCGGCTACCTGCAGGCGCCCGTGGTGGTGGCCGGTGAGAACCACTGGTCGGGCTTCCGCCCGGACCAGATCAGCGCTCTCGCCGCGGCCCGCCAGGCCGCGAACGCCTGA
- a CDS encoding F0F1 ATP synthase subunit gamma has product MAGGSQRVYRQRIKSTQSLKKVFRAQELIAASRIGKARARVAAATPFAQAITRAVSAVATHAHVEHPLTEVRHDTDRVAVLVIASDRGMAGSYSASIIRETERLFEQLSREGKPVDLFVAGRRAVSYYRYRGRPLAGQWAYGSDNPTPEVANEIADALLARFEAAAADDGVAELHVVYTQFVNMVTQRPRVVRMLPLEVVEGVAEHDDVEPLYDFEPSAEVVLDTLLPRYVRSRLFSFLLEAAASELASRQRAMHTATDNAEDLIRTYTRLANQARQADITQEISEIVSGADALAASK; this is encoded by the coding sequence ATGGCCGGAGGATCCCAGCGCGTCTACAGGCAGCGGATCAAGTCGACGCAGTCGCTCAAGAAGGTGTTCCGCGCGCAGGAGCTGATCGCGGCCTCCCGCATCGGCAAGGCTCGCGCCCGCGTGGCGGCCGCGACCCCCTTCGCGCAGGCCATCACGCGAGCCGTGTCCGCTGTCGCGACGCACGCGCACGTCGAGCACCCGCTGACCGAGGTGCGCCACGACACCGACCGCGTCGCGGTGCTGGTCATCGCCTCCGACCGTGGCATGGCGGGCTCGTACTCGGCGTCGATCATCCGCGAGACGGAGCGCCTGTTCGAGCAGCTCTCGCGGGAGGGCAAGCCGGTCGACCTGTTCGTGGCGGGCCGCCGGGCCGTGTCCTACTACCGCTACCGTGGGCGCCCGCTCGCCGGGCAGTGGGCCTACGGCTCGGACAACCCGACGCCCGAGGTCGCCAACGAGATCGCGGACGCGCTGCTGGCGCGGTTCGAGGCGGCAGCCGCCGATGACGGCGTCGCCGAGCTGCACGTGGTGTACACGCAGTTCGTCAACATGGTCACCCAGCGCCCACGCGTCGTGCGGATGCTTCCGCTCGAGGTGGTCGAGGGCGTCGCCGAGCATGACGACGTCGAGCCGCTCTACGACTTCGAGCCGTCGGCCGAGGTCGTGCTCGACACGCTGCTGCCGCGCTACGTGCGCAGCCGCCTGTTCAGCTTCCTGTTGGAGGCCGCGGCATCCGAGCTCGCGTCGCGTCAGCGCGCGATGCACACGGCGACCGACAACGCCGAGGACCTCATCCGGACCTACACGCGCCTGGCGAACCAGGCCCGCCAGGCGGACATCACCCAGGAGATCAGCGAGATCGTCTCGGGTGCCGACGCCCTCGCGGCATCGAAGTAA
- a CDS encoding DUF2550 domain-containing protein codes for MTAAVWAVLAILAFAGIVVALGASRLHRLSHRVGSFPCQARAGGNPSVAFTLGIAHYAVGRIEWYRCWSLSPRAARTWLRDRLVVTGRVPLDHAGQSDQYLVRCRYDGADFELSMSAAAYAGLASWLEAAPPGRRDLVL; via the coding sequence GTGACCGCCGCCGTCTGGGCCGTGCTCGCGATCCTGGCGTTCGCGGGGATCGTCGTGGCGCTCGGCGCCTCGCGGCTGCACCGGCTCTCACACCGCGTCGGGTCGTTCCCCTGCCAGGCGCGGGCGGGCGGGAACCCGTCGGTGGCGTTCACGCTCGGCATCGCCCACTACGCGGTGGGGCGGATCGAGTGGTATCGGTGCTGGTCTTTGTCACCGCGCGCGGCGCGCACCTGGCTGCGTGACCGACTGGTCGTCACCGGACGCGTTCCGCTCGACCATGCGGGCCAGAGCGACCAGTACCTTGTGCGATGTCGTTACGACGGCGCCGACTTCGAGTTGTCGATGTCCGCGGCCGCGTACGCTGGGCTCGCCTCGTGGCTCGAGGCGGCGCCGCCCGGGCGGCGTGACCTCGTCCTGTAA